CTACCTTTCCCTATTGCTGGTGCTGTTAAGTTTGACAACCAAGCACAATTTCACTCTCGCAAATACCTGTTACACCTGATCAAGCAGATTCCTGGTAATGGAAGTTACGTATTTGAAAATACAAGAGTAGAGAAGGTAGAGGAAAATAATCTTTGCCAAGTCATTACCAACAAGGGAATTATTCAGGCACAAGATGTCATAGTCGCAACTAATATCCCTATTACCGATGAGGGATTATTTTTTGCGAAAACTTACCCTAAACGTTCTTATATAATTGGTGCGCGTATTGCGGAAGATAAAGCACCTCAAGGAATGTACATAGGTTCAGGGGAAAAATACTATTCCATTCGTACTACTCCTGTCAATGGTGGATTATTGCTACTCGTTGGTGGTGGTGGACATAAAGTGGGAACAGTGGAAAATACTGAGGAAAAATATCTAGATTTAGAAAATTATGCCCGTTCTCGCTTTGGTGTTGAGTCCATTGACTATCGTTGGTCTACCCAAGACTTTGTATCTTTTGATAAGATACCTTACGTGGGAAAATTAACTCCCTTAAGCAAGCATACCTTTGTAGCAACTGGGTTTAGTCTATGGGGTATGACTCAAGGAACCCTGTCAGGAATGATACTTGCAGATAATATTTTAGGCATTGAAAATCCTGCGGCAGATTTATACGATGCCACCCGTGCCACTCCTTTTGTTAGCCCACAAGGTATAAAGCAAAACTTAGAAGTTGGCGCACACTGGGTAGGCGATCGCCTCAAAGGATTGAATAAATCTCTGTCAGATGTAGCAATTGGTGAAGGAAAACTAGTCACTGTCGATGGTGAGAAGGTAGCTGCTTACCGCGATGAAAAAGGAGAAATACACGCTGTTTCTGCGGTGTGTTCTCACTTGGGTTGCGTTGTTGCTTGGAACAGCGCCGAAAAAAGTTGGGACTGTCCCTGTCACGGTTCGCGTTTCAGTTGTAATGGGGAAGTTTTGCATGGACCGACAGTGAAAGATTTAACTAAGTTATAGAGGAAACAGTAGCCCCCTCTCTGTTTACGGAGAGGGGGTTGGGGGTGAGGTTCCGAGATGTAATTCACCCAATGGATAATTTACTATAAAACAGTATTTGAAAGTTTGTTTTAGAGATAAACAAAGTGATTTATTAGGCTTCCAAAAATCCTTTGATAGTTTCTGCTGGAATACTAAAAACAGGATGAGCAAGATTTGTAATAGTGACTAGATTAATTACCACGCAACCTAAGCACTTTCATATTGGATATCCTATTTTTTATTATGGTAGACTGCTGAGTTGATTGTTGTTGATCTGGAGGTATTTCAGATTGGTAAGTTCGACTGTTTCCGGTGGCAGACTGCTGAGTTGATTGTCACTGAGATTGAGGGTTTGCAGGTTGGAAAGTTGTCCTATTTCCGGTGGAATACTGCTGAGTTCATTTTTAAAGAGGTAGAGGGTTTGCAGGTTGGAGAGTTGTCCTATTTCCGGTGGAATACTGCTGAGTTCATTTTCACCGATGTCAAGGTATTGGAGGTCAGTGAGTTGTCCTATTTCCTCTGGCAGACTGCTGAGTTTATTGTTGTTGAGGTGGAGGTCTTGGAGGTTGGTGAGTTGGCCTATTTCTGATGGTAGACTGCTGAGGTAATTGTTGTCGAGGAATAGGTATCGGAGGTTGGTGAGTTGGCCTATTTCCCCTGGCAGATTGCTGAGTTTATTGTTATTGAGATAGAGGCATTTGAGGTTGATGAGTCGTCCTATTTCCCCTGGCAGACTTCTGAGTTGATTTTCACTGAGGAATAGGTATCGGAGGTTGGTGAGTTGTCCTATTTCCTCTGGTAGACTTCTGAAGTAATTGTTGTTGAGGCAGAGGTCTTGGAGGTTGGTAAGTTGTCCTATTTCCTGGGGCAGACTTTCGAGTTCATTACTTCTGAGGTTGAGGGATTCTAGGTTGGTGAGTTGTCCTATTTCCTCTGGCAGACTTTCAAGTTCATTGTAACTGAGGTTGAGGGATTGAAGGTTAGTGAGTTGTCCTATTTCCGCTGGTAGACTGCTGAGTTCATTGCTTCTGAGGTTGAGGGATTGAAGGTTGGTGAGTTGTCCTATTTCCGCTGGTAGACTTTCGAGTTGATTACTTTTGAGGTCAAGTTCTGTTACACCATCTCTTGCTGCTTGTTTAATTATCTGTAGTAGTTTTGCATCAGCCATAAACAATTACCGAACCTTGATGACTGGATTTTACCAAACAAATCTTGCAGTTTGAGAACCGCCATCAAGTAAAAATTTACGCAACTGTACCCAAATCGTTATAGTCTATACGTAAATTCCCTAACTCATAACTGTCTCAAGATGCAAATAGACTTTCATCATGGTGTCACCTACGTTGTAGCGCGACTAGCGGGTTTTGACCACGAAGAGGCTGGTATCGTTGCTTACTGCGCCCAGTACGTAGATGATGCTATCAACAGCGGTTTAATCCGATTCGATAATGGTGCGATGTTTACCCGCATCAGTTCTGCCCACAAAATGTTAGATTATCGCAACTTTCAGGAGTTAGCAATTCATCATGTTTGGATTCCTTT
The genomic region above belongs to Anabaena sphaerica FACHB-251 and contains:
- a CDS encoding FAD-dependent oxidoreductase → MPSLSGKHISYWIDSTPTANFPPLSNNLTVDVAIVGAGIAGITAATLLKRAGKTVAIIESRQISTGVSGHTTAKITSLHQLIYADLIKNHCEEKAHIYAKSNQAALEFVAKTVREEQIDCDFSRQSAYTFAETEENLKDIEKEVEAALKIGLPATFVRETSLPFPIAGAVKFDNQAQFHSRKYLLHLIKQIPGNGSYVFENTRVEKVEENNLCQVITNKGIIQAQDVIVATNIPITDEGLFFAKTYPKRSYIIGARIAEDKAPQGMYIGSGEKYYSIRTTPVNGGLLLLVGGGGHKVGTVENTEEKYLDLENYARSRFGVESIDYRWSTQDFVSFDKIPYVGKLTPLSKHTFVATGFSLWGMTQGTLSGMILADNILGIENPAADLYDATRATPFVSPQGIKQNLEVGAHWVGDRLKGLNKSLSDVAIGEGKLVTVDGEKVAAYRDEKGEIHAVSAVCSHLGCVVAWNSAEKSWDCPCHGSRFSCNGEVLHGPTVKDLTKL
- a CDS encoding leucine-rich repeat domain-containing protein; the protein is MADAKLLQIIKQAARDGVTELDLKSNQLESLPAEIGQLTNLQSLNLRSNELSSLPAEIGQLTNLQSLNLSYNELESLPEEIGQLTNLESLNLRSNELESLPQEIGQLTNLQDLCLNNNYFRSLPEEIGQLTNLRYLFLSENQLRSLPGEIGRLINLKCLYLNNNKLSNLPGEIGQLTNLRYLFLDNNYLSSLPSEIGQLTNLQDLHLNNNKLSSLPEEIGQLTDLQYLDIGENELSSIPPEIGQLSNLQTLYLFKNELSSIPPEIGQLSNLQTLNLSDNQLSSLPPETVELTNLKYLQINNNQLSSLP